A single region of the Vicia villosa cultivar HV-30 ecotype Madison, WI linkage group LG4, Vvil1.0, whole genome shotgun sequence genome encodes:
- the LOC131597897 gene encoding uncharacterized protein LOC131597897 — MDGRNNVVIAAALDAMAQALENQPNMDENVGSRSLATFQRETLCVFKCTYDPDGAMTWLKEIERIFRVMHCTPEQKVWYGTHMLTVEADDWWLENRQRLEVAGEEVTWAVFRREFLRKYFLVDVRGKKEIEFVELKQGSMSVTTYAAEFGELAKFYQHYDGPNGEFSKCIKFENKLRPEIKKAISYQKIRVFGDLVDGCRIYEEDNIAQYKMISEKRNKNHQNRGKPYDAPAGKGKSEVAEGCQGHRSSGGDSPANVTCFKCGKPGYKINVFTTEVKRCFRCGKFGHAQPECKHKEVICFNCGEEGHISSLCQKPKKAQIGGKVLTLVGDSDN; from the coding sequence ATGGATGGAAGAAACAACGTTGTGATTGCTGCTGCATTGGACGCTATGGCTCAGGCTTTGGAAAATCAGCCGAACATGGATGAGAATGTTGGATCTCgcagtttggctaccttccagaGAGAGACTTTGTGTGTCTTCAAGTGTACCTATGATCCTGATGGTGCAATGACTTGgttgaaggagatcgagaggatcttccgtGTGATGCATTGCACTCCAGAGCAGAAGGTttggtatggtactcacatgctaacggtggaagctgacgactggtggttAGAGAATCGTCAGAGGTTGGAGGTTGCTGGTGAGGAAGTGACGTGGGCTGTGTTTCGTAGGGagtttctgaggaagtactttctTGTGGATGTTCGAGGCAAGAAAGAGATCGAGTTCGTTGAGCTGAAACAAGGAAGCATGTCGGTCACTACTTACGCTGCAGAGTTTGGCGAACTGGCTAAATTCTATCAGCATTATGATGGACCAAATGGAGAATTCtcgaagtgcatcaagtttgagaacaaGTTGCGCCCCGAGATCAAGAAGGCTATTAGCTATCAGAAGATTCGAGTATTTGGCGATTTGGTGGATGGTTGCCGAATCTATGAGGAAGACAACATTGCTCAATATAAGATGATCAGTGAGAAGAGGAATAAGAATCACCAGAACCGTGGCAAGCCGTATGATGCTCCAGCGGGCAAGGGTAAATCGGAAGTTGCTGAAGGCTGTCAGGGCCACAgatctagtgggggagattctccTGCTAATGTGacttgtttcaagtgtgggaAACCTGGGTATAAGATTAATGTGTTCACTACCGAAGTGAAGAGGTGTTTTCGTTGTGGAAAATTTGGACATGCACAGCCAGAGTGTAAGCACAAGGAGGtgatttgcttcaattgtggcgaGGAAGGACACATTAGTAGTCTGTGTCAGAAACCGAAGAAGGCG